GTTGACCGGAATTGACAGGATGGAGACGGTTATGTAAGCATGTAGTGCGTTGTTAGTAGAGCACTTTAATCTGAACTTTCAGAATTATAACTGGCGAAGAAAACTACGCCTTAGCTGCTTAAGTTAGACTTAACATAGCTATTTGTCCCGTTAGATCCTGTTCTTTGGTTTAACATTCGGGGCATCGAACAATAGAACTGGCAAGTGTGATGTTGCTAAGCACTTGTGAGAAACAGCAACTACGGCGTACGGTATAGGTAAGCGACTCACCTTCCCTCGCTCGACAATTAAAGAGAAGCTAAACATGTAGAAAGCGTATACAGTACCATGACTGGACGAGAGTTCGAATCTCTCCAGCTCCACTAGAAAGACCACGTTCAGCAGTGCTGAAAGTGGTCTTTTAGGTTCTGAAGGTTTTTCGCAACCAAAATCGCAACCAAAAGCAACACGGAAGAATAGGAAAAGATTTATGACAAGCATACCATATAAATTACCAACAATCGTTCGCGGGAAAAAGTATTGGCATGTAGCCTATTTCTTTGAACTTCCGGATGCCCCAGGTAAATTCAAGAAATTTCAGGTTAAGGATGGCATCAATTACACCAAAGATCTTGCTCAAAGGGAAACAGAAATTCAGCAACTAAGAGATGATGTAGAGCTTGCGTTAAAAAATGGCTTCAATCCGTTTCTTCCACAAATAACCGTCGATCGCCAACTTAAAAAAGTTGAGGAGGAGATTGCTGATGAAAAATCTAAGAATAAAACACAACCTTGGTCGATAAAAAAAGGAGAAGAGGAGTTCAACAAATATGGGGTAAAGAAAAACCTTTCGGCCGAAACAATGAGAAAATATAAATCATATTTTTCAGTTTTCAACCAATGGGTAGATAAGAGTGATCTTAGAAGCATTCCCTTGTCTAAGATAGATGAGGATCATATTACTGATTTTCTTGATCAAAGTTTTGAAGATTATAGCTGGAGCCCTAGAACCTACAATAACTACTTAAATTTCTTATCCACTTTTTTTACTCGAGTTCTCTCATTGGAAAAGCGAAAGAATAAGGAGGTCGAATATTCTATAGATTTTGATTTCTTAGAATTGAAAAATTCACGAGCGGAAAAAAACAAATATTACACAGAGTCAGTTGCTAATCTCATTAAGAAAGAGATAGAAAATGATATCGAACTAAGCCGATATGTACGCTGGATCTTCTACAGCTGTATGCGCCCAAATGAGATCCGTCATTTAAAAATAGAAAGAATAGATTTCAATGCTCGACAAATAAAAATTGATGGAAAAACGGGTTTCCGTTTTGTCCCCATTTGTGACGAACTCTTATTGTTAATGAAGGAGATGGGGCTGGAAGAATCTAAAATAGATAATTTCGTTTTCGGCAAAGGTGGGAAACCAGGTCCGGAAATGGTCCATAGCGATTATTTTAGAGATCGGTATCGCCCGATTAAAGTAAAGCACAATCTTGATATGAATTATACTCTTTATTCGTGGAAACATACACGGGTTGTTTCTCTTATTGCTGCTGGCTTCGATGATAATCAAGTTATGACGCTTACAGGCCATCGAGACAGAGCTGGTTTTGAAGCTTACAAACGGGAATTGGTTATTGATAACACAATAATGAAAGGAAAGACGATAACATTCTAGAATTATGATCAATTTTAATAATACTAATATTATTAGTATTATTGTAGAATGAAACCTCTTGAAGTCCATTGCCGTAACCGTGTACTATATGCCCGAATAAGCATAGAAGATAAAGGTATTGGTATGCGTGACTATTATTTGTACCACAAAAATGGTGTTAGCTTTTATATTTTCCGGAAAGAAGAGAGTATATGGAAGCTAGTGTATGGCCAACTTGATGAGGATATCCGAGAATCATGCATTGATGCATTGATATTACGATTCGACGAAGATGTGCCTGAAATTTTCTATCACCAAGGACAGCGGCAGATAGTCAGAATATCTTCTGAAAAGAGACTTATTTGGCTTGTCTATTTAAACGAGGTGTATTGCGGTCGTATTGATTTCCATGCCCCATCGATGGATTTTAGTCACAAAATAGAAAACGAAACCCTGCTTACAGACGAAAATTTTAAAAGGTACATCTATAAAATCCGACACTCCGAAATAAGGTGGAATCGTTCAATTTAAAAGGCCGAGTATTTATTTCCTCGGCCTTTTAACATTACTATTCTTTTTATACCATTTACAACAATTACCCGGTTGAAGATTCGTTTTTCAAAGTATTAGAAACTTCTTTCTCTTTCAAAATTGCATCATTTTTTAAAATACTATCTTGATATTTTTGTACTTTATGATACCAAGCTATCCCAGAAAAAACCATAATATTAAACAATCCTATAATAAGGATATTCCAATATTTAGAATCTTTTCTAAACGACTCCAATTTTTTTTCAACAGAGTTTATATTTTCAGTCAAGATTTTACCATCACCACTTAATTCCTCAACTTTTTTTGACTGTTCTTTTAGAACATTTAATAAGCTGTCTCCTTTGCGAATCCCTTCATTATTCTCTATTAAACTATCTGCTATAAGATCCAACGCTTCCTTTCTAACTAAGCTTACATCATAGCTGAGCAGACTAACAACATTATTACGTTTTAATTGTTCAATAATAAACTTATCACGTGAATCAGTTAATAACTCTTCTTTTTTAGTATTGGTGTAGACAATAAAAATTATCAAAAATAGACAACCTACGAAACTAAATTTATAAAGATTATCTGTTGGAAGACTGGGAAACATATATTGGCTAATTTTAAAATACAATCATACCTATTTCTGCCTTAAAAACCAAATTAAACCAACAACTAGCACCAAGACGCCTAGTGCGAGCCAAACCATCATTGAACCTTTCGGTTCCGAGTGGGATTGTGTATTCTTGACCAAAGAATTCTTTTCTTGCTTTTCCTGCGCTTTGTTTTCTTTAGTAACGGCAATATGCCTAATGTATCTATCATTGCTATCTACAGTCTTCTTTTGATCGGATTTAGATCTATCCCTACGACTGTTTACAAGCTTCGCATTCCCCTTGCCTTTAGTCGATCCATCAGACTTCACTTCGATTTCATCAGCTGTCAAGGTCATGTTCTCGTCGATATCCTTTTGAATCTGCTTTTGTTCAATAGATTTGACAGATACCTTACCTCCGACGTCAACCTTTACTTCCTCATTGCTCTGATATTGGACTTCAACCTTTTCAATTTGTTTTTTAGAACTTGAGGTCTTAGTTGTTTTCTTAAATAGCCCGCAGCTGCTAATTAGCAGACATATCAGGCTCAGTGTTAGCCATTGCTTCATTTGTCTCTCCTTTCTGTTCTGTAGTAATTTTGACCGTTGTTTTGGTTGGTGTAGTGGTCTTCATATATTCTGCCACAGCCTTAGCCATCTCCTGGATATCATCTTTATTGGCCCAGATCTTGCCAGCCAAACTGCCGACTTCATCCAACTTAACTTTGTCTTCAGCTTTTTCGTAGATACTTTTAACTTCTATGAGGGAAATGCCAAGGGCACCGACTAATGTGATAAAAGGAAATAGTATGAAAGATTTTTGATAATAAACCTCCATATACCAAATCGCTGACATTTGCATAGCATCAATTAAGGTCATTACTACAAGTAAATTGTAGTATTTAGTCAATTTTTCTACAGTCCGTCGAAACCCATAAGATGACCGGATTACACCATTCTGTCTAGCTTTTCTGACCCCCGACCACAAGTCGGCTAGGATCATAAATAGGACTCCGCAATAAAGTCCGAAAACAATCCATACTATTACAACTATCTTTTCCATATTACTTTCCATAATTAAAATACTTTGCAATTTTGTTAGCATAAACCTCGGCCAAACAATGTTTCTGTTTTTGGAAACTGGCCATGTCTCCGATATTTGAAACAAATCCAACTTCTAGAAGCACGCTAGACGCAGCTGTATGAAGCATCCCTAATTTGCCTCTGTTGGATTCGGATTCGGTTCTAACCCCTCTATTTGGAATAGCTAATGTTTGAGAGCCTACTAAAGCTAGATCTGCAGCTATTAATCTTGATTTTTCTCGCGCATTATTAGCAACTAGCGCCGTAGTGCCTGAAGCAGCTATACGTTCGGCGGAATCGAAATGAAATTCAATCCAAATATCATCGCCTGTTGCCTGTGTTTTTACCTCCAAAATGACTTGTGCTAATGTTTTGGAATCCGAATCGGTCCATACTTCGATCCCGGGAAATTTTCTTTTTAATTCTGCAAGCACAAGATCCCGAATTTCAATATTCAGAAAATTCTCCTGATATCCATTCGCGACTGCCCCAGGATCTGCGAAATGATGACCAGCTGTTAGAAATAATTTCATAAAGTGTTAAAAATTAAAGAACCCCAACTCCTGAATACAGAAATTGGGGTAAGTAAAAAAATGAGTAATCAACAATTACAATGGAGAAACGACACGCTCAGGGGAATGCAAATTATTCCACTCACACGTATATTCGTGAGTAATAATCGCATCATCTCCTTCTTCATGAACGTCACCAGCATCAATAAAAACTTTTTTTACGCCAGAATTTCCCCCATAAAGGAGCCCTCCTGAAGTTGCGTACCAGATAGTATACTGACCTCCGCATTGGAGTGCACGCAACGCATCATGGTTGGCCTGATTAGTTTCGTCCACCTTAAAAGTTAAGGTATGAACACGGTTTGTAACCTTTTTTCTACGACCGGAAATAGCAACAGTAGTTGCCGTTGGTTTTGGCTTAGATCCCATGCCAGTAAGAACACGAATATCCTTGCCGGCAGAAGGAGTATTTCCCAGCCGGGTTGCCCATTCAGTTGCGCTTGAAACATCTGTGAATGGGCTTGCATTTCCTGGTGCAAAATAAAGTTCTGAAATTTGGCTTTCATTCACCTCAGGGGCACAGGTATCAAAAGCGAACGCGGGAAGAGTTGCTTCCTCGCAGTCTGAAGGACAGTTTAATAATGCCATAATCTTAATTTTAATTATACAAATATATTATTATTATTTATTGATATATCAATATTTTAAACGGAATATTCCTCTAAGTTTATATTAGATTTTATCTGCCAAAATTTCGCTTGGGTTATTCCTATATATTTTATCATATCAATTACGAACGCACGGAGTTCCTCAATGGTACTGAATGTTATATATTCGGGTGATTCATCAGTGCCGAATTTAAAATTTACTGGCAATGATTCACCATTGGTATGAATCGCTAAATCAAGGGCTGCCTTGTAATTGATTTGATTTTCCATTGTCAACCAAACCGTTTTCCCCTCAAAAGTAAAGCCCTGTAAAATCTCTTTATCGCATTGT
The Sphingobacterium multivorum genome window above contains:
- a CDS encoding N-acetylmuramoyl-L-alanine amidase — translated: MKLFLTAGHHFADPGAVANGYQENFLNIEIRDLVLAELKRKFPGIEVWTDSDSKTLAQVILEVKTQATGDDIWIEFHFDSAERIAASGTTALVANNAREKSRLIAADLALVGSQTLAIPNRGVRTESESNRGKLGMLHTAASSVLLEVGFVSNIGDMASFQKQKHCLAEVYANKIAKYFNYGK
- a CDS encoding tyrosine-type recombinase/integrase, coding for MTSIPYKLPTIVRGKKYWHVAYFFELPDAPGKFKKFQVKDGINYTKDLAQRETEIQQLRDDVELALKNGFNPFLPQITVDRQLKKVEEEIADEKSKNKTQPWSIKKGEEEFNKYGVKKNLSAETMRKYKSYFSVFNQWVDKSDLRSIPLSKIDEDHITDFLDQSFEDYSWSPRTYNNYLNFLSTFFTRVLSLEKRKNKEVEYSIDFDFLELKNSRAEKNKYYTESVANLIKKEIENDIELSRYVRWIFYSCMRPNEIRHLKIERIDFNARQIKIDGKTGFRFVPICDELLLLMKEMGLEESKIDNFVFGKGGKPGPEMVHSDYFRDRYRPIKVKHNLDMNYTLYSWKHTRVVSLIAAGFDDNQVMTLTGHRDRAGFEAYKRELVIDNTIMKGKTITF